A window of the Nocardia sp. NBC_01329 genome harbors these coding sequences:
- a CDS encoding SDR family NAD(P)-dependent oxidoreductase has protein sequence MSESGTYRAEHELAGRHVLITGASSGIGRAAALAVSKKGAVVFLIARREDQLATVVAEIRAAGGRAHGYPCDITDTASVEATLKELLDEHERVDMLVNNAGRSIRRAIHRSTDRLHDYERTMAVNYFGALRLTLALLPQMRERGFGHIVNISSAGVQVATPRYSAYLASKAALDKFAEVAAVETMADGVGFTTIHMPLVRTPMIAPSGDQGRAESPEWAAATIVRALTERPRRIDVPIGTLGEFGAIFAPRLRDLVLHRYYRMIPDSPAARGEQNGSTTDLPSVTALTDSESPDEVTAVVHHIDDHRPPSPTRSRRAPLPRAGARVARGTGTALRRAARWVPGTHW, from the coding sequence ATGAGCGAATCCGGGACCTACCGGGCAGAACACGAGCTCGCCGGGCGGCACGTCCTCATCACCGGCGCCTCGTCCGGCATCGGACGGGCCGCGGCACTGGCCGTCTCGAAGAAGGGCGCGGTGGTATTCCTAATCGCCCGGCGCGAGGACCAGCTCGCCACCGTCGTGGCGGAGATCCGGGCCGCGGGTGGCCGGGCGCACGGCTACCCCTGCGATATCACCGACACCGCCTCGGTCGAGGCGACCCTGAAGGAGCTGCTCGACGAGCACGAACGGGTCGACATGCTGGTGAACAACGCCGGCCGATCCATCCGCCGGGCGATCCACCGCTCCACCGACCGGCTGCACGACTACGAACGCACCATGGCCGTCAACTACTTCGGCGCGCTGCGGCTCACCCTGGCGCTGCTACCACAGATGCGGGAGCGCGGTTTCGGCCATATCGTCAACATCAGCAGCGCGGGGGTCCAGGTGGCCACCCCGCGCTATTCCGCCTATTTGGCGAGCAAGGCCGCGCTGGACAAATTCGCCGAAGTCGCGGCGGTGGAGACCATGGCCGACGGGGTCGGCTTCACCACCATCCACATGCCGCTGGTCCGGACACCGATGATCGCCCCGTCCGGCGATCAGGGGCGCGCCGAATCGCCGGAATGGGCCGCCGCGACCATCGTGCGCGCACTCACCGAACGCCCCCGGCGTATCGACGTGCCGATCGGCACGCTCGGCGAATTCGGCGCGATCTTCGCGCCGCGCCTGCGCGACCTGGTCCTGCACCGCTACTACCGGATGATCCCGGACTCCCCGGCCGCCCGAGGTGAACAGAACGGATCGACCACGGACCTCCCATCGGTCACGGCGCTCACCGATTCGGAGAGTCCGGACGAAGTCACCGCGGTCGTCCACCACATCGACGACCACCGCCCGCCGTCACCGACCCGGTCCAGGCGCGCACCACTGCCCCGCGCGGGAGCACGGGTCGCGCGGGGTACCGGCACCGCCCTGCGCCGCGCCGCCCGCTGGGTGCCCGGCACACACTGGTGA
- a CDS encoding TetR family transcriptional regulator C-terminal domain-containing protein: MTDEQHAVLDAVLDLVTSRGVTDTTLRRVADHCGVDGKTLRRRYGDQYGLLMTAAKELELDRDRRLAAIGDGPQSDSVADRRDYLEAVIRALLLDPADRRRLLLRTEIVANARHVNGMEAEANWMGTSTRTIVATALTRAAVADIELETERLVALLSGLAFELAYPHGAGDGAADRVVRHHIASIVQ, from the coding sequence GTGACAGACGAGCAGCACGCAGTACTCGACGCGGTACTCGACCTGGTGACCTCCCGCGGCGTAACGGATACGACGCTGCGCCGCGTGGCCGACCACTGCGGCGTGGACGGAAAAACGTTGCGCCGCAGATACGGTGACCAGTACGGATTACTGATGACCGCCGCCAAGGAACTCGAACTCGACCGCGACCGCCGCCTCGCGGCGATCGGGGACGGACCACAGAGCGATTCCGTGGCCGACCGGCGGGACTATCTCGAGGCGGTCATCCGCGCGCTCCTGCTCGACCCCGCCGACCGCCGGCGCCTGCTGCTACGCACCGAAATCGTCGCGAACGCCCGGCACGTGAACGGAATGGAGGCCGAGGCGAACTGGATGGGCACTTCCACCCGTACCATCGTCGCCACAGCGCTCACCCGGGCCGCAGTGGCCGATATCGAGCTGGAAACGGAGCGGCTGGTCGCGTTGCTCAGCGGTCTGGCCTTCGAACTCGCCTACCCGCACGGAGCCGGTGACGGCGCAGCGGACCGAGTGGTGCGCCACCATATCGCCTCGATCGTGCAGTGA
- a CDS encoding serine hydrolase — MKADTALLVPVAAELDDITTVGPEEDAGDGGPTRAEIETIWSAVRDWYRMGSTPAIQVCLRRNGRVVLNRALGHGWGNAPGDGPDAERVPVTTDTPFCGFSTAKGVSAAVMFMLIEQGAFGFDDPVSDYVPEFAANGKGAITIGQVLTHTAGVPFVTRPYRGHEMVFDEDLCLRGLIDLKPSYPAGRFRVYHALTSGLIQRVLVQRATGKRIRDHLAERVLEPLGFRWTNLGVAPGDVDAVVPSVKTGPPPSKIASFLAGRALGGGFAPDAVNRDSNRAFLAAELPSGNLVTTAAELSRFYEILARGGELDGVRIMRAETLRDAVRPAPRVPGVAGRVSRAGYELGGHRSKFGHDTTAHFGRSGFTTQYGWADPDRNLSGAILTNGKSSLDGERPWQLVAQISGLFRPLPAAQRIFEL; from the coding sequence GTGAAGGCAGATACCGCGCTCTTGGTCCCGGTCGCCGCCGAACTGGACGACATCACCACCGTCGGTCCGGAAGAGGACGCCGGGGACGGCGGACCGACCCGGGCGGAGATCGAAACGATCTGGTCGGCGGTGCGCGACTGGTACCGGATGGGCAGCACACCCGCGATCCAGGTCTGCCTGCGTCGCAACGGGCGGGTCGTGCTGAACCGGGCTCTCGGCCACGGCTGGGGTAACGCGCCGGGGGACGGTCCGGACGCCGAGCGTGTCCCGGTGACCACCGATACGCCGTTCTGCGGATTCTCCACCGCCAAGGGCGTTTCCGCCGCGGTCATGTTCATGCTGATCGAACAGGGTGCGTTCGGATTCGACGATCCCGTCAGTGACTACGTCCCCGAATTCGCCGCCAACGGTAAAGGCGCCATCACCATCGGTCAGGTGCTGACCCACACCGCGGGAGTCCCGTTCGTGACCCGCCCGTACCGCGGGCACGAGATGGTTTTCGACGAGGACCTGTGCCTGCGCGGCCTGATCGATCTGAAACCGAGCTACCCGGCCGGCCGGTTCCGGGTGTATCACGCGCTGACCAGCGGGCTGATCCAGCGCGTGCTGGTGCAGCGGGCCACCGGGAAGCGGATCCGGGATCATCTCGCCGAGCGGGTGCTGGAACCGCTGGGTTTCCGCTGGACGAATTTGGGTGTCGCGCCCGGCGACGTGGACGCGGTGGTACCGAGTGTGAAGACGGGGCCGCCACCCTCGAAGATCGCCTCGTTCCTGGCGGGCCGGGCGCTGGGCGGGGGATTTGCCCCCGACGCGGTGAACCGGGATTCGAATCGGGCCTTCCTCGCCGCCGAACTGCCCTCGGGCAATCTGGTCACGACCGCGGCCGAGCTCTCCCGGTTCTACGAGATCCTCGCCCGCGGCGGGGAACTCGACGGTGTCCGGATCATGCGGGCCGAAACCTTGCGTGACGCGGTACGTCCCGCTCCCCGAGTTCCGGGTGTCGCGGGGCGGGTGAGCCGCGCGGGATACGAACTGGGGGGCCACCGCTCCAAATTCGGGCACGACACCACCGCGCATTTCGGCCGCAGCGGGTTCACCACCCAGTACGGCTGGGCCGATCCGGACCGCAATCTCAGCGGCGCGATCCTGACCAACGGGAAGTCCTCGCTGGACGGGGAACGGCCGTGGCAGCTGGTGGCGCAGATCTCGGGGTTGTTCCGGCCGCTACCGGCCGCGCAGCGGATCTTCGAACTCTGA
- a CDS encoding MFS transporter, whose protein sequence is MTSVHPRLSRAHIWLLTLSSMAVALVIAAMAALYTALPEIAADTGATQQQLTWVVDGYTLALACLVLFSGALGDRFGRRIMMVLGLVVFAIASAVPLALDEPHWIIASRTVAGVGAALVMPSTLSLLTGGFPPERRGVAVGLWAGVVSGGAVLGILGSGLLLQIWSWQAIFLAMTLAGAVSAIAGCTVPESVDDTRPPLDFWGGITASVAVGAIVVGAIEAPVRGWTDPLVLGLFGAGVLAGVGFATVELRVPNPLLDVRLFADRGFGSGAVSVGVQFLVAFGYFLLFVQYMQLIFGYSPLMSAVAMAPMIAPLIGISVVAPRLAERFGLRLPTFIGLLCVGSALILVSRTTVESTYLDVLWPLLILSTGLGLCTAPATAAIINGTPPEKHGVASAVNDASREVGAAIGIAVSGSILAAGYADRISPALSSLPEPARGPVGDSLAAALEVAEQAGPAAAPLAAFAQEAFVHGAQQAALALGILTVVMAFVLGAWAPGRKAATTASAAADPVSMNR, encoded by the coding sequence ATGACATCGGTGCACCCGCGCCTTTCCCGGGCGCACATCTGGCTGCTCACCTTGTCGTCCATGGCGGTCGCTCTGGTCATCGCGGCCATGGCCGCCCTCTACACGGCGCTTCCCGAGATCGCCGCCGATACCGGCGCCACTCAGCAGCAGCTCACCTGGGTGGTCGACGGTTACACCCTCGCGCTGGCCTGTCTGGTCCTGTTCTCCGGCGCGCTGGGCGACCGGTTCGGCCGCCGGATCATGATGGTGCTCGGCCTGGTGGTGTTCGCCATCGCGTCCGCGGTACCGCTGGCCCTGGACGAACCGCACTGGATCATCGCGTCGCGGACTGTCGCGGGGGTGGGTGCCGCGCTGGTGATGCCCTCCACATTGTCACTGCTCACCGGCGGCTTTCCGCCGGAACGGCGGGGAGTCGCCGTCGGGTTGTGGGCCGGAGTGGTCAGTGGTGGCGCCGTACTGGGCATCCTCGGCTCCGGACTACTGCTGCAGATCTGGTCCTGGCAGGCGATATTCCTCGCGATGACCCTCGCCGGAGCGGTATCGGCGATCGCGGGCTGCACGGTTCCCGAATCCGTGGACGACACCCGGCCGCCGCTGGACTTCTGGGGCGGTATCACGGCGTCGGTCGCCGTCGGCGCCATCGTGGTCGGCGCCATCGAGGCGCCGGTACGCGGCTGGACCGACCCGTTGGTCCTGGGTCTGTTCGGCGCCGGAGTCCTGGCCGGAGTCGGGTTCGCGACGGTCGAACTGCGGGTGCCGAACCCGCTGCTGGATGTGCGGTTGTTCGCCGACCGGGGCTTCGGCAGCGGCGCGGTGAGCGTCGGAGTCCAGTTCCTGGTCGCCTTCGGTTATTTCCTGCTGTTCGTGCAGTACATGCAGCTGATCTTCGGATACTCGCCACTCATGTCCGCTGTCGCGATGGCACCGATGATCGCCCCACTGATCGGTATCTCGGTCGTCGCGCCGCGACTGGCCGAACGGTTCGGTCTACGGCTGCCCACTTTCATCGGACTCCTGTGCGTCGGCAGTGCGCTGATCCTCGTCTCCCGGACCACCGTGGAGAGCACCTACCTCGACGTACTCTGGCCGCTGCTGATCCTGAGCACCGGACTCGGCCTGTGCACCGCCCCCGCGACCGCGGCCATCATCAACGGCACACCGCCGGAGAAACACGGGGTGGCCTCCGCGGTCAACGACGCCTCCCGTGAAGTGGGCGCGGCCATCGGAATCGCCGTCTCCGGCAGCATCCTCGCCGCCGGCTACGCCGACCGGATCTCTCCCGCGCTGAGCAGCCTGCCCGAACCCGCCCGCGGACCGGTCGGTGATTCGCTGGCCGCCGCGCTGGAGGTCGCCGAGCAGGCAGGGCCGGCGGCGGCCCCGCTCGCGGCGTTCGCACAAGAGGCCTTCGTTCACGGTGCGCAGCAGGCCGCCCTCGCGCTGGGCATCCTCACCGTGGTGATGGCCTTCGTGCTGGGCGCGTGGGCACCCGGACGCAAGGCGGCCACCACCGCGTCAGCCGCCGCGGATCCCGTGTCGATGAACCGGTAA
- a CDS encoding VOC family protein — protein MPTPNMFILYVADAAASARFYSDLFDMAPKFESPRFITFELSAGVDLALWSGHADQLDHAGARTAEVCLNLPGDPAAIDRQFEQWLARGVKVVQEPHDAVFGRTFVVEDPDGNLIRVAPID, from the coding sequence ATGCCGACCCCGAACATGTTCATCCTGTACGTCGCCGACGCAGCTGCTTCGGCCCGTTTCTACTCGGATCTGTTCGATATGGCGCCCAAGTTCGAATCACCGCGCTTCATCACCTTCGAACTGAGCGCGGGCGTGGACCTCGCGCTGTGGAGCGGGCACGCCGACCAGCTGGACCACGCCGGCGCCCGCACCGCCGAGGTTTGTCTCAACCTGCCGGGCGACCCGGCCGCGATCGACCGGCAGTTCGAGCAGTGGTTGGCCCGGGGAGTGAAGGTGGTCCAGGAACCCCACGACGCGGTTTTCGGGCGCACATTCGTGGTCGAGGATCCGGACGGCAACCTGATCCGGGTCGCCCCGATCGACTGA
- a CDS encoding sulfite exporter TauE/SafE family protein has product MIKLLIFTLVGIGAQIVDGTLGMAFGVTATTLLVLSGTGAAHASAAVHFAEVATTLASGASHWRFGNIDWKVVLRLGVPGGVGAFLGATVLSRISTESAAPITAGILLAIGVFLVVRFSSRPPVEFAASEKTAHSAKFLTPLGLFGGFIDASGGGGWGPVTTSTLLTTGRSAPRTVIGSVSASEFIVSASASVGFLLGLGSDFFDNLVIIAGLALGGVIAAPLAAWLVSRITPGVLGTGVGGLLVLTNARSLFKYFDIEGAPRTIGYVLIVVVAVGLTVLAWRKSRAATAAEPAAAPTATTGPDAAGTEPESAGEGSADATQVPVG; this is encoded by the coding sequence ATGATCAAATTACTGATTTTCACCCTTGTGGGTATCGGCGCGCAGATCGTCGACGGTACGCTCGGGATGGCCTTCGGTGTCACCGCGACGACACTGCTCGTCCTCAGTGGTACGGGGGCCGCGCATGCGAGCGCGGCGGTCCATTTCGCCGAGGTCGCCACCACCCTGGCCTCCGGCGCCTCACACTGGCGGTTCGGCAATATCGACTGGAAGGTCGTGCTGCGGCTCGGTGTGCCCGGCGGTGTCGGTGCTTTCCTCGGCGCGACCGTACTGTCCCGGATCTCGACCGAATCGGCTGCGCCCATCACCGCCGGCATCCTGCTCGCGATCGGGGTGTTCCTGGTTGTCCGGTTCTCATCGCGGCCGCCGGTGGAATTTGCGGCCTCGGAGAAGACCGCCCATTCCGCGAAATTCCTGACCCCGCTGGGACTGTTCGGCGGTTTCATCGACGCCAGCGGTGGCGGCGGCTGGGGTCCGGTCACCACCAGCACCCTGCTGACCACCGGCCGCAGCGCACCGCGCACGGTGATCGGTTCGGTGAGCGCTTCGGAGTTCATCGTCTCGGCCTCCGCCAGCGTCGGCTTCCTGCTGGGGCTCGGCTCGGATTTCTTCGACAACCTGGTGATCATCGCGGGCCTGGCACTCGGCGGTGTGATCGCCGCTCCGCTCGCGGCGTGGCTGGTCAGCCGTATCACCCCCGGCGTGCTCGGCACCGGAGTCGGCGGTCTGCTGGTACTCACCAACGCTCGTTCGCTGTTCAAGTATTTCGATATCGAAGGCGCGCCCCGCACGATCGGCTATGTGCTGATAGTCGTGGTCGCGGTGGGTCTCACCGTCCTCGCCTGGCGGAAGTCCCGGGCCGCGACGGCTGCCGAACCCGCGGCCGCGCCCACCGCGACCACGGGGCCGGACGCTGCCGGTACCGAGCCCGAATCCGCCGGTGAAGGCTCAGCGGATGCGACGCAGGTACCGGTCGGATAG
- a CDS encoding NADP-dependent oxidoreductase, with the protein MTDRTFRQIVLRERPATGITTGTFAEKRSPFPILENGEALVRVEWLGVDATQRTWLNPVTTYTNPVAVGEVMRGSGVGRVVASRDPALPEGRWVYGELGWQEYAVARRAGLFGVNPVPPGIDPRHMLTVFGVSGLTAYMGITRVLEVAESDSVLVTGAAGSVGSLAGQIARLRGARVIGTAGSAEKVAWVRETAGFDTCVNYRDDDIPTALHRFAPDGLTAVFDNVGGILLENALDHLALHARIALCGSISSGYTAAGYGVGPANYMQLAFRRARMEGFVFYDHHADFPAALTQLAGWVTAGDLHWAEDIATGLTEAPAALQRLFDGHNLGKQLVRVHPERT; encoded by the coding sequence ATGACCGACCGGACCTTCCGCCAGATCGTTCTCCGCGAACGGCCCGCCACCGGGATAACCACCGGCACCTTTGCCGAAAAGCGTAGTCCCTTTCCGATATTGGAAAACGGCGAGGCCCTCGTCCGGGTGGAGTGGCTCGGTGTCGACGCCACCCAGCGCACCTGGTTGAACCCCGTGACGACCTATACGAATCCGGTCGCTGTGGGTGAAGTGATGCGCGGCAGCGGGGTCGGCCGAGTGGTCGCCTCGCGCGACCCGGCGCTACCGGAGGGCCGTTGGGTCTACGGAGAGCTCGGCTGGCAGGAGTACGCTGTGGCGCGCCGCGCGGGCCTGTTCGGTGTGAATCCGGTGCCCCCGGGGATCGACCCCCGCCATATGCTCACCGTCTTCGGGGTGAGTGGTCTGACCGCCTATATGGGGATCACTCGCGTGCTGGAAGTAGCGGAATCGGACTCGGTGCTGGTCACCGGCGCCGCCGGTAGCGTCGGGTCGCTGGCCGGTCAGATCGCGCGGCTGCGCGGTGCGCGCGTGATCGGGACCGCGGGGTCGGCGGAGAAGGTGGCATGGGTTCGCGAGACCGCCGGTTTCGACACCTGCGTGAACTATCGCGACGACGATATCCCGACCGCATTACACAGGTTCGCCCCGGACGGCCTCACTGCGGTCTTCGACAATGTCGGCGGCATTCTGCTGGAGAACGCGCTAGATCATCTGGCCCTGCACGCTCGGATCGCGCTGTGCGGTTCCATCTCCTCCGGCTACACGGCCGCCGGCTACGGCGTCGGCCCGGCCAACTACATGCAGCTGGCCTTTCGCCGCGCCCGCATGGAAGGTTTCGTCTTCTACGACCATCACGCGGACTTCCCCGCCGCGCTGACCCAGCTCGCGGGCTGGGTCACGGCAGGCGACCTGCACTGGGCGGAGGACATCGCCACCGGTCTCACCGAGGCTCCCGCCGCCCTCCAGCGGCTGTTCGACGGGCACAACCTCGGAAAGCAGCTCGTCCGAGTACATCCCGAGCGCACCTGA
- a CDS encoding DUF6069 family protein → MTEPPHNYGRQDPRREGYPPTQAYSQQQGRAPQQSEYGHQPEYGHQPDYGYESDRPEPRSNEPKINLGRLWAGGVGTAIVVALVIVVLIMLVRGILNISVLSPEGAGAYGTVSTTSYAVAGGAAAIAATGLLNLLLALMPSPMQFFYWITGLVTALATLVPFTLVAGVDAKIATAVINLIAGLCIMSLLGGVGSGAIIRRPQSQY, encoded by the coding sequence ATGACGGAACCGCCGCACAACTATGGGCGCCAGGACCCCCGCCGCGAGGGTTACCCGCCCACCCAGGCCTACTCCCAGCAGCAGGGTCGCGCGCCGCAGCAGTCGGAGTACGGTCATCAGCCCGAATACGGCCACCAGCCCGACTACGGGTACGAATCGGACCGGCCCGAACCGCGGTCGAACGAGCCGAAGATCAACCTCGGGCGCCTGTGGGCGGGCGGGGTCGGCACGGCCATCGTGGTAGCGCTGGTGATCGTCGTGCTGATCATGCTGGTGCGCGGCATTCTGAACATCTCGGTTCTCTCGCCGGAGGGGGCGGGTGCGTACGGAACCGTGTCGACCACGTCCTACGCCGTGGCCGGTGGTGCGGCCGCGATCGCGGCGACCGGGCTGTTGAATCTGCTGCTGGCTCTCATGCCGAGCCCGATGCAGTTCTTCTACTGGATCACCGGGCTGGTCACCGCGCTGGCGACGCTGGTCCCGTTCACCCTGGTCGCCGGGGTGGACGCGAAGATCGCGACGGCCGTGATCAACCTGATCGCGGGACTGTGCATCATGTCGCTGCTCGGTGGCGTCGGGTCCGGTGCGATCATCCGGCGGCCGCAGTCGCAGTACTGA
- a CDS encoding HEAT repeat domain-containing protein codes for MTTEEGATGESSWSEALSAEEMRGRLAGLSTAELVARWSAGDEYDDYYEAVARELYEQGEPGIEVLTQELAGRRVPQLRAALTVLAMHQGSEVAFVEKVKLLAGDSEPVIAGDAIRLLGSLGITELGERIRGMGDHPSPFVRASVLDYLARAEPESAYPALVQGLRDSDYVVRETAVDALDDLDSTESISAIEPLLEDPHEDVRLAARTAVDNLRDRAGSAG; via the coding sequence GTGACCACAGAGGAGGGGGCGACGGGTGAAAGCTCCTGGTCGGAGGCACTGTCGGCCGAAGAGATGCGCGGACGCCTCGCGGGTCTGTCGACGGCGGAGCTCGTGGCCAGGTGGTCGGCCGGTGACGAGTACGACGACTACTACGAGGCGGTCGCCCGAGAGCTGTACGAACAGGGCGAACCGGGTATCGAGGTGCTCACCCAAGAGCTGGCCGGCCGACGGGTTCCACAGCTTCGCGCAGCGCTCACGGTCTTGGCGATGCACCAGGGCAGCGAGGTGGCGTTCGTCGAGAAGGTCAAGTTGCTGGCAGGTGATTCCGAACCGGTGATAGCTGGGGATGCAATCAGGCTTCTGGGCTCCCTCGGTATCACCGAACTGGGAGAACGGATCCGCGGAATGGGTGACCACCCGTCGCCGTTCGTGCGAGCCAGCGTCCTGGACTATCTCGCTCGGGCGGAGCCGGAGTCGGCGTATCCGGCGTTGGTGCAAGGCCTTCGCGATAGCGATTACGTCGTGCGTGAGACCGCCGTCGACGCGCTCGATGACCTCGACTCGACGGAGTCGATCTCCGCGATCGAGCCGCTGTTGGAAGATCCTCATGAGGATGTCCGCCTGGCCGCGCGGACGGCTGTGGACAATTTGCGCGATCGGGCCGGCTCCGCCGGCTGA